A stretch of Corynebacterium timonense DNA encodes these proteins:
- the murI gene encoding glutamate racemase, protein MFDSGVGGLTVARAVMEQLGNESIIYIGDTANGPYGPQPIAEVRRHATRIADDLVERGCKMLVIACNTASAAFLHDARERYSIPVVEVIKPAVRRAIATTRNNRVGVIGTTGTITSGAYQDLFNLAPGVEVTAAACPAFVEFVERGVTSGRQILGVAQGYLEPLQAAGVDTLVLGCTHYPLLSGVLQLAIGDHVTLVSSAEETAKDVLRVLTENDMLAPAGAAPAHVVESTGNPDAFNALAARFLGPQVTAVGSASAG, encoded by the coding sequence ATGTTCGACTCCGGCGTGGGCGGGCTGACGGTCGCCCGCGCGGTGATGGAGCAGCTCGGCAACGAATCCATCATCTACATCGGCGACACCGCCAACGGCCCCTACGGCCCGCAGCCCATCGCCGAGGTGCGTCGGCACGCCACGCGGATCGCCGACGACCTTGTCGAACGCGGCTGCAAGATGCTCGTCATCGCGTGCAACACCGCCTCGGCGGCGTTCCTGCACGACGCGCGCGAGCGCTACAGCATCCCCGTGGTCGAGGTGATCAAGCCGGCGGTGCGCCGCGCCATCGCGACCACCCGCAACAACCGCGTCGGGGTGATCGGCACGACAGGCACCATCACCTCCGGCGCCTACCAGGACCTGTTTAACCTTGCGCCGGGTGTCGAGGTGACGGCGGCGGCGTGCCCGGCGTTCGTGGAGTTCGTCGAGCGCGGCGTGACGTCCGGGCGCCAGATCCTCGGGGTGGCGCAGGGCTACCTCGAGCCGCTGCAGGCCGCGGGCGTGGACACCCTCGTGCTCGGGTGCACCCACTACCCGCTGCTGTCGGGCGTGCTGCAGCTGGCCATCGGCGACCACGTCACGCTCGTCTCCTCGGCGGAGGAGACCGCGAAGGACGTGCTCCGCGTGCTCACGGAGAACGACATGCTCGCTCCCGCAGGCGCAGCGCCCGCCCACGTTGTCGAATCGACGGGCAACCCGGACGCGTTCAACGCCCTTGCCGCGCGCTTCCTCGGCCCCCAAGTGACGGCCGTGGGCAGCGCGTCCGCGGGTTAG